From Deinococcus aquaticus, one genomic window encodes:
- a CDS encoding peroxiredoxin, with amino-acid sequence MTDLHRLPAHLPAPEDDGGAAHLSGQPWPALALPATDGTQVRVSELPGRSVVYGYPMTARPDHPLPDGWDVMPGARGCTPQACAFRDHHAQLAALGARVFGLSTQSTAYQQEAARRLHLPYPLLSDAGLRLTGALRLPTFDVPGVPAGEWQTLLRRITLIVRDGVIEQVFYPIFPPDRSAAQVLGWLEGQT; translated from the coding sequence ATGACTGATCTGCACCGTTTACCCGCCCACCTGCCCGCTCCCGAGGACGATGGCGGCGCGGCGCACCTGAGCGGTCAGCCCTGGCCCGCGCTGGCGCTGCCCGCTACCGACGGCACGCAGGTGCGGGTGTCGGAGCTGCCGGGCCGGTCGGTGGTGTACGGCTACCCCATGACGGCCCGCCCGGACCATCCTTTACCGGACGGCTGGGACGTGATGCCGGGCGCGCGGGGCTGCACACCTCAGGCCTGCGCGTTCCGTGACCATCACGCCCAACTGGCCGCACTGGGCGCGAGGGTATTCGGGCTGAGCACGCAGAGCACGGCCTACCAGCAGGAGGCGGCCCGGCGGCTGCACCTCCCCTACCCGCTGCTGAGCGACGCCGGGTTGCGCCTGACCGGCGCGCTGCGCCTCCCGACTTTCGACGTGCCCGGCGTGCCGGCCGGTGAATGGCAGACGCTGCTGCGGCGCATCACGCTGATCGTCAGGGACGGGGTGATTGAGCAGGTGTTCTACCCGATCTTTCCGCCGGACCGGAGCGCCGCGCAGGTGCTGGGGTGGCTGGAAGGGCAGACC